A section of the Persephonella sp. genome encodes:
- the hemE gene encoding uroporphyrinogen decarboxylase — protein sequence MKDLKNDLFLRACHRQPVERTPIWLMRQAGRYMPEYRALRKKAGGFVAFYKNVELSVEATILPRKILGVDASIIFSDILTPLESIGMKFEFREGEGPVFFNPIKEPDDILRLKKFDKNDVYYVGEIIKGVNRALDREIPTIGFCGAPFTLAAYMIEGRTSRDFKKAKTFMYNYPDAFKDLLDRLADMLIDYLNFQIESGADAVQIFDSWGGYLSPEDYTEFALPPIKKIIRGLKRDYQPVIHFTKGVAGFFDDMISSGADVYGVDWMIDISVVKEKLKGKAAAQGNLDPIVLYADKKMIREKAVNILKKWGKDTGHIFNLGHGLMPDMEVEKVKFLVDVVKEESKR from the coding sequence ATGAAAGATTTAAAAAATGATCTTTTTCTCAGAGCATGTCACAGACAACCTGTAGAAAGAACACCGATATGGCTTATGAGACAGGCAGGAAGATATATGCCTGAATATAGGGCTTTGAGGAAAAAAGCAGGTGGATTTGTTGCTTTTTATAAGAATGTTGAGCTTTCTGTTGAGGCTACAATCCTTCCAAGAAAAATTCTTGGTGTAGATGCCTCAATAATATTTTCTGATATTCTTACCCCTCTTGAGTCTATAGGAATGAAGTTTGAGTTCAGGGAAGGGGAAGGTCCTGTTTTTTTCAATCCTATTAAAGAGCCTGATGATATTTTGAGACTGAAGAAGTTTGATAAAAATGATGTTTATTACGTTGGTGAGATAATAAAAGGGGTAAACAGGGCTTTAGATAGGGAGATACCTACAATAGGTTTTTGCGGTGCTCCTTTTACTCTTGCTGCCTATATGATAGAAGGAAGAACATCAAGGGATTTTAAAAAAGCTAAAACTTTTATGTACAACTACCCTGACGCCTTTAAAGATCTTTTGGACAGACTTGCTGACATGCTTATTGATTATCTTAACTTCCAGATTGAGTCAGGGGCAGATGCTGTTCAGATATTTGACAGCTGGGGAGGGTATCTTTCTCCGGAAGATTACACAGAGTTTGCACTTCCTCCAATCAAAAAGATCATCAGAGGTTTAAAAAGGGATTACCAGCCTGTTATACATTTTACAAAAGGTGTTGCAGGATTTTTTGATGATATGATCAGTTCGGGGGCTGATGTTTACGGTGTTGACTGGATGATAGATATATCGGTTGTAAAAGAAAAGCTTAAAGGAAAAGCCGCAGCTCAGGGTAATCTTGATCCTATTGTCCTTTATGCAGATAAAAAGATGATCAGAGAAAAAGCTGTTAACATACTGAAAAAATGGGGAAAAGATACAGGTCATATATTCAATCTGGGACACGGACTTATGCCTGATATGGAAGTGGAAAAGGTTAAATTCCTTGTTGATGTTGTGAAAGAGGAAAGTAAGAGATAA
- a CDS encoding c-type cytochrome, with product MKKLMATAVLGLAVTVSGAMAADGGALFKSKGCGACHQANVKTVGPSLKEIAQAYKGKEGELIKFLKGEAKPIVDPAKFGIMKPQLNATKNMSDEELKAMAEFILNH from the coding sequence ATGAAGAAGCTTATGGCAACTGCAGTTTTAGGTCTTGCGGTCACTGTTTCAGGTGCAATGGCTGCAGATGGGGGAGCTCTTTTCAAATCTAAAGGGTGTGGAGCTTGCCACCAGGCTAACGTGAAAACAGTTGGACCATCTCTTAAAGAGATCGCACAGGCTTACAAAGGAAAAGAAGGAGAGCTTATCAAGTTTCTTAAAGGTGAAGCAAAACCTATAGTTGACCCAGCTAAATTTGGAATTATGAAACCTCAGCTCAATGCAACAAAAAATATGTCTGACGAAGAACTCAAAGCAATGGCTGAATTCATTTTAAATCACTAA
- a CDS encoding c-type cytochrome, with protein MRFLKTAITSLLLVNSVIAVEGKELFYRYNCSSCHAPDRRVVGPSFLEISKRYGQSEKAVETVAKLIIKPKPENWPGMAYMPPYDIPYDEAKALAKYVLIESIKNLSEQKKTEDSIEDILDDDAQFH; from the coding sequence ATGAGGTTCTTAAAAACAGCAATAACTTCTCTCCTGCTTGTAAATTCAGTCATTGCTGTTGAAGGAAAAGAACTATTTTACAGATATAACTGTTCTTCCTGCCACGCTCCTGACAGAAGAGTTGTGGGACCATCATTCCTTGAGATATCTAAGAGATACGGTCAGAGCGAAAAGGCTGTTGAAACGGTTGCAAAACTGATTATAAAACCAAAACCTGAAAACTGGCCGGGGATGGCTTATATGCCTCCATACGACATTCCTTATGATGAGGCAAAAGCTTTAGCAAAATATGTGTTAATAGAATCTATAAAAAACCTGTCTGAACAGAAAAAAACTGAAGATAGTATAGAAGACATTCTTGATGATGACGCCCAGTTTCACTGA
- a CDS encoding endonuclease V yields the protein IPTFLAYRELPVILKAYKELKTKPDAFIVDGMGIIHPRKMGIASHFGVITDTVSIGCGKSKLTGEFEQPENRKFAYKPVYVDGEIRGYVLRTRKNANPVFVSPGNNISVESSLKVVIRSVKDYKLPEPTRLAHLNLQRYRKKLI from the coding sequence ATACCTACATTTTTGGCATACAGAGAACTTCCTGTTATTCTAAAAGCATATAAAGAGCTAAAAACAAAACCAGATGCTTTTATAGTTGATGGAATGGGTATAATACATCCAAGGAAGATGGGGATTGCTTCTCACTTTGGGGTTATCACAGACACCGTGTCTATAGGATGTGGAAAATCAAAGCTGACAGGGGAGTTTGAACAGCCTGAAAACAGAAAGTTTGCCTATAAACCTGTTTATGTGGATGGTGAGATAAGAGGTTATGTTCTCAGAACAAGAAAAAACGCAAACCCTGTTTTTGTCTCCCCCGGAAATAACATCAGCGTAGAAAGTTCTCTTAAAGTTGTTATCAGGTCAGTAAAAGATTACAAACTTCCTGAACCAACAAGACTTGCACATCTTAATCTCCAGAGATACAGAAAAAAACTTATATAA
- a CDS encoding secondary thiamine-phosphate synthase enzyme YjbQ: MTKAYTEYLWFNTKNRKEFIKITDKVQEAVKKSGIKEGLCLVSAMHLTASVFVQDDEEGLHQDIWQWLERLAPFKPDYKHHLTGEDNGDAHLKNLLTHLQVILPVTEGKLDLGPWQEIFYAEYDGQRPKRVVIKILGI; this comes from the coding sequence ATGACAAAGGCATACACAGAGTATCTGTGGTTTAACACAAAAAATAGAAAAGAGTTTATAAAAATAACAGATAAAGTTCAGGAAGCTGTTAAAAAATCAGGGATAAAGGAAGGGCTTTGCCTTGTTTCTGCCATGCATCTGACAGCATCTGTTTTTGTTCAGGATGATGAGGAAGGTCTTCATCAGGACATATGGCAGTGGCTTGAAAGATTAGCACCGTTTAAACCTGATTATAAACACCATCTTACAGGTGAAGACAACGGTGACGCCCATCTGAAAAATCTGCTGACACATCTTCAGGTTATTTTACCTGTCACAGAAGGAAAGCTTGATCTTGGTCCATGGCAGGAGATTTTTTATGCAGAATACGATGGGCAGAGACCCAAAAGGGTAGTTATAAAAATTCTGGGTATTTAG